A stretch of Cucumis sativus cultivar 9930 chromosome 2, Cucumber_9930_V3, whole genome shotgun sequence DNA encodes these proteins:
- the LOC105434732 gene encoding zinc finger protein 3: MESNNCLGITMSSSSQGVQELRIITKPKMKPQLKAKASRKHNNKREGNQEEEEEKEIIVEFPWASSRASYTCGFCKRQFQSAQALGGHMNVHRRDRAKLRRSLPLDSATNDDHHHDFHGSSSQPIKFLKLYDFSSFHGEQADDQSDGGCQIWKKVNKFVKKETALLATSNDIDLELRLGF; this comes from the coding sequence ATGGAGAGTAATAATTGTTTGGGCATCACCATGAGCAGCAGCTCACAAGGCGTTCAAGAGCTTAGAATTATAACCAAACCCAAAATGAAGCCACAACTTAAAGCTAAAGCCTCAAGAAAACATAACAACAAAAGAGAAGGaaatcaagaagaagaagaggaaaaagagattattgttgaatttCCATGGGCTTCTTCAAGAGCTTCTTATACATGTGGCTTTTGCAAAAGGCAATTTCAATCTGCACAAGCCCTTGGTGGCCACATGAATGTTCATCGACGAGACCGAGCAAAGCTCCGAAGATCTCTGCCGTTGGATTCGGCCACTAATGATGATCATCATCATGATTTTCATGGATCCTCATCTCAGCCCATTAAGTTTCTTAAACTGTATGATTTTTCAAGCTTTCATGGCGAACAAGCTGATGATCAATCAGATGGTGGGTGTCAGATCTGGAAGAAGGTCAATAAGTTTGTGAAGAAGGAGACTGCTTTGCTTGCTACTTCAAATGACATAGATTTGGAACTCAGATTAGGGTTTTAA